One region of Oscillatoria salina IIICB1 genomic DNA includes:
- a CDS encoding two-partner secretion domain-containing protein, giving the protein MKQRRKYFYLILKMAIASLATTTSASAQPISADGSLSTTVTSPDNLNFVITDGNRAGDNLFHSFDSFSVPTNGSAFFNNNANISNIINRVTGGAISNIDGLLRANGTANVFLLNPNGIIFGSNAQLNIGGSFVGSTADSLNFADGTEFSATNSSSPPLLTISVPIGLQYGSNPASIEVRGTNLAVPSGRSLTLAGGEINIIGGKLTAATGNIDLAAVSGNITVGLTSNNNQIQLNLPNSIDRQNISLTENSLVSTTAEGSGNIQLFGKQIILENSRVEANTLGAGVGGNITVNASENVELLGDVASGIFNNGLFAETIATGTAGNIKITSNSLTIAGEARVSAATFGAGDGGNLTVNARETIELIGAESNNVALFTGLLTDAENLGDAGNLVVETERLTVRNGAQISAATFGAGDGGNLTVNATESIELIGVTPADFLASGLFTAVQPTATGNAGDLTVNTRDLIVRDGAQIFAGTLGAGNGGKLTVNASESIALSGVSPLSLIPSGLFTAVNPGAPGRAGDLTVNTGRLIISNGAQIFAGTLGAGAGGNLTVNASEFIELIGVSPQLGNPSGIFTAVNPPSTAQAGELTINTETLTARDGAQVAAAGFGEGEAGQVSVNADTVELSGMGPVRPDPSNPTQMRQDPSGLLSDTGGESDSGDVTLNVRRLTVRDGAAIAVNNRGLGQAGNLEVQASEIFLNRDATLSASTASGIGGNINLTVENSLQLQENSIISAEAGGSSAIDTLAGNVNIQTQLLQVESGSAIAVNNRGLGQAGNLEVQASEIFLNRDATLSASTASGIGGNINLTVENSLQLQENSTISAEAGGSSAIATLAGNVNIQTQLLQVESGAAIAVNNRGLGQAGNLEVQASEIFLNRDATLSASTASGEGGNIQLDLADLLFLQGNSVISAEAGGTGNGGNVTIDATFIVAIANSDIIANAFQGRGGNIQINAQSVFGTQFRPQLTPTSDINASSEFGIDGVVEIDTPDLDPNQGLVSLPEEVIDLAGLIVEGCGVAEEANEFIVTGRGGLPPNPGGTNPSETILVDLGNENLSNSTDNSRDRLSDSTKVESSLPDRIVQAQGWIIGDRGNVILTATPPTVTPQSTSPAARRCQTQRGN; this is encoded by the coding sequence ATGAAACAAAGACGTAAGTATTTTTATCTAATTTTGAAAATGGCGATCGCGTCTTTGGCAACCACTACATCCGCCTCAGCTCAACCTATCTCCGCCGATGGAAGCCTATCAACCACAGTCACTTCACCCGATAATCTCAACTTTGTCATTACTGATGGAAACCGCGCAGGAGACAACCTTTTTCACAGCTTTGATAGCTTTTCCGTACCTACTAACGGTTCAGCTTTCTTCAACAATAATGCCAATATTAGCAATATTATTAACCGAGTTACAGGTGGGGCAATTTCTAACATCGACGGCTTACTTCGCGCCAACGGAACAGCTAATGTATTTTTACTCAATCCTAACGGAATTATCTTCGGTTCCAATGCTCAATTAAATATCGGCGGTTCCTTTGTTGGTAGTACCGCCGACAGCTTAAATTTTGCCGACGGTACTGAATTTAGCGCAACCAATTCTTCATCCCCTCCTCTCCTGACAATCAGCGTACCAATTGGCTTGCAATATGGCAGTAATCCCGCATCAATAGAGGTACGCGGTACTAATTTAGCAGTACCGTCAGGTCGCAGTTTAACCTTGGCTGGTGGAGAAATAAATATCATTGGCGGTAAGCTAACAGCCGCCACTGGAAATATCGATTTGGCTGCTGTATCAGGTAACATTACTGTGGGTTTAACCAGCAATAATAACCAAATTCAGTTAAATTTACCGAACAGCATTGACAGACAGAATATTTCTCTGACTGAGAATAGCTTAGTTAGTACGACTGCTGAAGGTAGTGGGAACATTCAATTATTTGGTAAGCAAATTATCCTCGAAAATTCGCGAGTTGAAGCTAATACTCTGGGAGCAGGAGTAGGAGGAAATATTACCGTTAATGCGAGCGAAAATGTAGAATTACTCGGCGATGTTGCTAGCGGAATCTTTAATAATGGCTTATTTGCAGAAACAATTGCTACAGGAACAGCAGGTAACATTAAAATTACTAGCAACAGCTTAACTATTGCCGGAGAAGCGAGAGTTTCGGCGGCTACTTTTGGGGCTGGTGATGGGGGAAATTTAACTGTTAATGCTAGGGAAACTATAGAATTAATTGGTGCTGAATCGAACAATGTCGCTTTGTTTACAGGATTATTGACCGATGCTGAAAATCTCGGAGATGCAGGAAATTTAGTTGTCGAAACAGAACGTTTAACTGTTAGGAATGGAGCGCAGATTTCGGCGGCTACTTTTGGGGCTGGTGACGGGGGAAACTTAACTGTTAATGCTACTGAATCGATCGAATTAATTGGCGTTACTCCGGCTGATTTTTTAGCTAGTGGTTTATTTACCGCCGTCCAACCAACCGCTACGGGAAATGCTGGAGATTTAACGGTTAATACCAGAGATTTGATTGTTCGGGATGGAGCGCAAATTTTTGCTGGGACTTTAGGTGCTGGTAATGGGGGAAAATTAACTGTTAATGCCAGCGAATCGATAGCATTAAGTGGTGTTTCGCCTTTGAGTCTTATTCCCAGTGGCTTGTTTACCGCAGTTAATCCTGGAGCGCCGGGAAGGGCGGGCGATTTAACTGTTAACACGGGGCGGTTAATTATTAGTAATGGCGCGCAAATTTTTGCTGGGACTTTGGGTGCTGGTGCTGGGGGAAATTTGACTGTTAATGCGAGTGAATTTATTGAATTAATTGGTGTTTCTCCACAATTAGGTAATCCTAGTGGAATTTTTACGGCGGTTAATCCTCCTTCTACTGCTCAAGCGGGAGAATTAACGATTAATACAGAAACGTTAACTGCACGAGATGGAGCGCAGGTAGCCGCCGCCGGGTTTGGTGAAGGAGAAGCTGGTCAAGTCAGTGTAAATGCGGATACGGTAGAATTGAGCGGTATGGGCCCTGTCAGACCAGATCCTAGTAATCCGACGCAAATGCGACAAGATCCAAGCGGTTTGCTTTCGGATACGGGTGGTGAGAGCGATTCTGGTGATGTGACGCTGAATGTGCGGCGGTTGACGGTGCGAGATGGTGCGGCGATCGCGGTGAACAATCGCGGTTTGGGTCAAGCTGGTAATCTGGAAGTTCAAGCATCTGAGATTTTTCTCAATCGCGATGCAACCTTAAGTGCTTCGACGGCTTCGGGAATTGGTGGCAATATTAATTTAACGGTGGAAAACTCGTTACAGCTACAGGAAAATAGTATAATTTCTGCCGAAGCTGGCGGTAGCAGTGCGATCGATACTTTAGCCGGAAATGTCAATATTCAGACTCAACTTTTACAGGTAGAATCAGGTTCAGCGATCGCGGTGAACAATCGCGGTTTGGGTCAAGCTGGTAATCTGGAAGTTCAAGCATCTGAGATTTTTCTCAATCGCGATGCAACTCTTAGTGCTTCGACGGCTTCGGGAATTGGTGGCAATATTAATTTAACGGTGGAAAACTCGTTACAGCTACAGGAAAATAGTACAATTTCTGCCGAAGCTGGCGGTAGCAGTGCGATCGCTACTTTAGCCGGAAATGTTAATATTCAAACTCAACTTTTACAGGTAGAATCAGGTGCGGCGATCGCGGTGAACAATCGCGGTTTGGGTCAAGCTGGTAATCTGGAAGTTCAAGCATCTGAAATTTTTCTCAATCGCGATGCAACTCTTAGTGCTTCCACAGCTTCTGGTGAAGGGGGAAATATTCAGCTAGATCTTGCCGATTTACTGTTTTTACAAGGTAATAGTGTAATTTCCGCCGAAGCTGGGGGTACGGGTAATGGTGGTAACGTGACTATTGACGCAACTTTTATTGTCGCGATCGCCAATAGTGATATTATTGCTAATGCTTTCCAGGGTCGGGGAGGTAATATTCAAATTAATGCTCAAAGTGTCTTTGGAACTCAATTTCGCCCTCAGTTAACTCCCACAAGCGATATTAATGCTAGTTCGGAATTTGGAATTGATGGTGTTGTCGAAATTGATACTCCCGATCTCGATCCTAATCAAGGTTTAGTTAGTTTACCAGAAGAGGTAATCGATCTTGCTGGCTTAATCGTTGAAGGTTGTGGAGTTGCTGAAGAAGCTAATGAATTTATTGTTACTGGAAGAGGTGGACTACCGCCAAATCCTGGTGGCACTAACCCTAGTGAAACAATTCTGGTAGACTTAGGAAACGAGAATCTGAGTAATTCTACGGATAATTCTCGCGATCGCCTCTCCGATTCTACCAAGGTCGAATCTTCTCTTCCAGATCGGATTGTTCAAGCTCAAGGTTGGATAATTGGCGATCGGGGTAATGTAATTTTAACCGCTACCCCGCCTACCGTGACGCCTCAAAGTACCTCCCCGGCTGCGCGTCGCTGTCAAACTCAGCGAGGTAATTAA
- a CDS encoding DUF928 domain-containing protein, translating to MPQIFTKKLAIALGLASILIITPSSFSEQVLAQRANNPRQGLPGRRVGGGTRGGCNFGARSLTALIPENNLSLTVAENPSLFFYLPEYAEGKTIEFVLRDEQDRLVYETTFTPTLSAGIVSYPLSNPQDSVPLKVGEKYRWYFSVICNPENRANDVSVDGWIERIEPNQTLASQLQQATLDEQVELYREAGLWNDALTILAQLRYSRPNDVSLAAQWAQLLELVELVEVAEKPLLESTSESKPLISER from the coding sequence ATGCCTCAAATATTTACCAAAAAATTGGCGATCGCCCTCGGATTAGCCTCAATATTAATTATAACTCCCAGTAGTTTTTCAGAACAGGTATTAGCCCAAAGAGCGAATAATCCTCGACAAGGATTACCAGGGAGACGGGTTGGTGGTGGAACTCGTGGAGGTTGTAATTTCGGCGCGCGATCGCTCACCGCTTTAATTCCAGAAAATAACTTGAGTTTAACTGTAGCAGAAAACCCCAGTTTATTTTTCTATCTTCCGGAATATGCTGAAGGAAAAACGATCGAGTTTGTGCTTCGTGACGAACAAGATCGCTTAGTTTACGAAACTACATTTACCCCAACTCTTTCAGCAGGAATTGTTAGTTATCCGCTCTCAAACCCTCAAGATTCAGTACCTTTAAAAGTTGGCGAAAAATATCGTTGGTATTTCTCAGTAATTTGTAATCCTGAAAATCGCGCTAATGATGTTTCTGTAGACGGTTGGATTGAAAGAATTGAACCCAACCAAACTCTTGCTTCTCAGTTACAACAAGCAACTCTTGACGAACAAGTAGAATTATATCGTGAAGCAGGTCTTTGGAACGATGCTTTGACAATTCTCGCGCAATTAAGATATTCTCGTCCGAATGATGTTAGTTTAGCTGCTCAATGGGCGCAACTTTTAGAGTTAGTTGAATTGGTTGAAGTGGCGGAAAAACCTTTGTTAGAATCGACAAGCGAAAGTAAACCTTTAATTAGCGAACGGTGA
- a CDS encoding phytoene desaturase family protein, producing MTETISTDIVVIGSGIGGLCCAALLARYGFEVIVCESHSIPGGAAHAFTRNGYKFDSGPSLHSGLSYSPSTNPLRQVLDAIAEDLPCVTYDTWGCLLPEGKFPATVGADEFCEVLQQFGGKNAKSQWRKLQKVMHPFADAAVAIPPAALRFDFGAILTAGKFAPALLRHAANIAKLSGSFSRIMDEVVTDPFIRNWLNLLCFMLSGLPAEGTSAAEMAFMFAEWYRPNVVLDYPIGGGGALVEALVRGLQRYGGELLLSTHVKEILVSGDRAIGVSLRNGKQIKARRAVISNASTWDTLKLLPEKALSTKERFARETTPECNSFMHLHLGIDGENLPEDLDCHYLVVNNWEITAPQNVVAISIPSLLDPSLAPPGKHNIHVYTPATEPYQLWSELDRQSEEYDRQKQQRAEVMWQALERIIPDIRDRCEVTLVGTPLTHARFLRRYHGSYGPAISAGKGFFPGHKTTLPGLLCCGDSTFPGIGLPAVAASGMMAANQLAPVSKQLEMLQEIGCI from the coding sequence ATGACAGAAACAATCTCCACAGATATTGTAGTTATTGGTAGTGGTATTGGTGGTTTATGCTGTGCGGCACTTCTAGCCCGTTATGGTTTTGAGGTAATTGTCTGCGAAAGTCATTCAATTCCTGGTGGTGCTGCTCATGCTTTTACCCGCAATGGCTATAAATTTGATTCAGGACCTTCGCTACATTCAGGTTTATCTTACAGTCCTTCGACTAATCCGTTACGACAAGTTTTAGATGCGATCGCCGAAGACTTACCTTGTGTTACTTATGATACTTGGGGCTGTCTGTTGCCGGAAGGAAAATTTCCTGCTACTGTCGGTGCGGACGAATTTTGTGAGGTTTTGCAACAATTTGGTGGGAAAAACGCAAAATCCCAATGGCGGAAACTACAAAAAGTGATGCACCCCTTTGCAGATGCGGCTGTAGCTATCCCTCCTGCGGCTTTACGCTTCGATTTCGGTGCAATTTTGACTGCGGGGAAGTTTGCCCCGGCTTTGCTGCGTCACGCGGCGAATATCGCCAAACTCAGTGGATCTTTTTCCCGGATTATGGATGAAGTAGTCACAGATCCATTTATTCGTAACTGGCTGAATCTCCTTTGTTTTATGCTCTCAGGGCTGCCTGCTGAGGGAACCAGTGCCGCAGAAATGGCTTTTATGTTTGCGGAGTGGTATCGCCCCAATGTCGTCTTAGATTACCCAATAGGCGGCGGTGGGGCTTTGGTAGAAGCTTTGGTGAGAGGTTTGCAGCGTTATGGTGGTGAGTTACTGCTTTCTACTCATGTTAAAGAAATTTTGGTAAGTGGCGATCGCGCAATTGGAGTTAGTTTACGCAACGGTAAACAAATCAAAGCGCGTCGGGCTGTCATCTCCAATGCTTCAACTTGGGATACACTCAAGTTACTCCCAGAAAAAGCTTTATCGACAAAAGAAAGATTTGCGCGCGAAACTACCCCCGAATGTAATAGTTTCATGCACTTGCATCTCGGTATCGACGGGGAAAATTTACCAGAGGATTTAGATTGTCACTATCTGGTAGTTAATAATTGGGAAATAACTGCACCGCAAAATGTTGTCGCAATTTCCATTCCTTCCTTGCTCGATCCTAGTTTAGCGCCGCCAGGAAAGCACAATATTCATGTTTATACACCAGCTACGGAACCTTATCAACTTTGGTCAGAATTAGATCGTCAATCGGAAGAATACGATCGCCAAAAACAACAACGAGCCGAGGTAATGTGGCAAGCTTTAGAACGTATTATCCCCGATATTCGCGATCGTTGTGAAGTAACTTTGGTGGGAACACCACTAACCCATGCTCGCTTCCTGAGAAGATATCATGGTAGTTATGGTCCAGCCATATCCGCCGGAAAAGGCTTTTTCCCCGGTCATAAAACTACTTTACCAGGATTGCTCTGTTGTGGAGATTCCACATTTCCCGGTATTGGTTTACCCGCAGTCGCTGCTAGCGGGATGATGGCTGCAAATCAACTTGCACCTGTATCAAAGCAGTTAGAAATGCTGCAAGAGATTGGTTGTATTTAA
- a CDS encoding TIGR04255 family protein: MTEFEIFSNPPIIESIIDIRVNLTKDTALSDFVKIHENIISEFPERRITMNLTGNFAINLEKFKIDNLDVLDVTKDLVTEKIEETEQNNIPEYLNFSSANKQDGFLFISNDKKRFLEVGLNGFTFSRIAPYTNWSDFYSEAFELWNQYIHITKSGEITRLGLRYINRIKIPFEPPVNLGDYLRIIPEIPNDVSVVLSEYFMKLVLFDTNYPKSQAILTQAVEEGNEKDIIPLILDIDVFQKKKTNLVDTSKIKKIFQEELREFRNKVFFGSITERTKELFR; this comes from the coding sequence ATGACTGAATTTGAAATTTTTAGTAATCCACCAATTATTGAATCAATCATTGATATAAGAGTCAATCTTACAAAAGATACGGCTTTATCCGATTTTGTTAAAATTCATGAAAATATAATTTCAGAATTTCCAGAAAGAAGAATTACCATGAATTTAACTGGAAATTTTGCCATCAACCTAGAAAAATTTAAAATCGATAATCTTGATGTACTTGATGTAACCAAGGATTTAGTAACAGAAAAAATTGAAGAAACAGAACAGAATAATATTCCTGAATACCTTAATTTTTCCAGTGCTAATAAACAAGATGGTTTTCTTTTTATATCCAATGATAAAAAAAGGTTTTTAGAAGTGGGTTTAAATGGTTTTACTTTTAGTAGAATAGCCCCTTATACCAACTGGAGCGATTTTTATAGTGAAGCTTTTGAACTATGGAATCAATATATACACATTACCAAATCAGGTGAAATTACCCGTTTGGGATTGAGATATATTAATAGAATAAAAATTCCTTTTGAACCGCCTGTCAACCTAGGAGACTATCTTCGAATAATTCCTGAGATTCCAAATGATGTTTCAGTTGTACTATCAGAGTATTTTATGAAATTAGTTCTCTTTGATACTAATTACCCCAAATCTCAAGCTATTCTCACGCAAGCTGTAGAAGAAGGGAATGAAAAAGATATTATCCCTTTAATCCTTGACATAGACGTATTTCAGAAAAAGAAAACTAATTTAGTAGATACCAGCAAGATTAAAAAAATTTTTCAAGAGGAATTAAGAGAATTTAGAAATAAAGTTTTCTTTGGAAGTATAACTGAAAGAACGAAGGAGTTATTTCGATGA
- a CDS encoding CHAT domain-containing protein produces MARKKTRRFDKIAAIVTKKWLLIALAIASFLFTFTSYQFNSEQLAVNSYQLSSLNSNTLVYQSPVPNPQSPIPSPQSPISQSPIPNHQSPISQSPISQLIEEGREYYRQSQFSQAIQIWQTLASSNQLPNIERAMVWSNLSLAYQQLGQWELAQKALNNSFDILATQPTTESAIVFAQTLNTQGRLQLALGETESALKSWQQAEIHYQQANNEAGLLKSQINQAQALKILGFYRRALDILSESSQHIQTLADSHLKAVGLRSLGNAFLLVGNFDRATENLQLSLQLAQQINSAPDISAALYDLGNTARSQQQLTTAQKYYQQAATQATSPSQKLDAQLAQLSIFIEKQSFSAAEQLIPEIKSELDKLPISRQKIYAQIDFATNLSKLAPANTEPNSPYLLQSAELLASALKQAKSLSDSRATTYALGNLGKLYEQTQQLSTAKNLTEKALLIAQAINAPDIAYRWQWQLGRLLKAEAKIEPAIFAYTQAVNTLQSLRSDLVAINPDVQFSFRETVEPVYRQLVSLLLQPGDQPASQENIAQARDVIESLRVAELDNFFREACITIQPVQVDRVDKTAAVFYPIILEDRLEVILSLPEQPLRHYATNLPRNEVEAIVAEMRQNLVIRSKRDFLSPAQEIYNWLIRPAEADLRKNKIQTLVFTLDGSLRNIPMATLYDGNSYLIEKYALALTPGLQLLDPQPLQQIKLASLTAGITEARQGFPPLENVSLEVEEIKSELPSKVLLNSEFTRESFREILESSSFPVVHVATHGQFSSNAEDTFILTWEDRIDVKQLDDILQSVERKKAKPIELLVLSACQTAVGDKRAALGLAGVAVRAGARSTLATLWFVSDRATAELMGLFYQDLTDTSLTKAESLRQAQIALLQNPQFEHPIYWSPYVLVGNWL; encoded by the coding sequence ATGGCAAGAAAAAAGACGAGAAGATTCGATAAAATAGCAGCGATCGTCACCAAAAAGTGGCTCTTGATCGCTTTAGCGATCGCTTCTTTTCTCTTCACTTTTACCAGTTACCAGTTTAACAGTGAACAGTTAGCAGTTAACAGTTACCAGTTATCATCACTTAACAGTAACACCCTAGTTTACCAATCCCCAGTCCCCAATCCCCAATCCCCAATCCCCAGTCCCCAATCCCCAATTTCCCAATCCCCAATCCCCAATCACCAATCCCCAATTTCCCAATCCCCAATTTCCCAACTAATCGAAGAAGGGAGAGAATATTATCGCCAAAGTCAATTTTCCCAAGCAATTCAAATTTGGCAAACCCTTGCTAGCTCAAATCAACTCCCAAACATAGAGCGAGCAATGGTATGGAGCAATCTTTCCCTAGCCTACCAACAACTCGGACAGTGGGAACTAGCCCAAAAAGCCCTTAACAACAGTTTCGACATACTAGCAACCCAACCAACCACCGAAAGCGCGATCGTTTTCGCTCAAACCCTTAACACCCAAGGTCGTCTCCAGTTAGCATTAGGAGAAACCGAATCAGCCTTAAAATCTTGGCAACAAGCCGAAATCCATTACCAGCAAGCAAACAACGAAGCCGGATTACTCAAAAGCCAAATTAATCAAGCCCAAGCCTTAAAAATCCTCGGATTCTATCGTCGCGCCTTAGACATCTTAAGCGAAAGTTCTCAGCACATCCAAACTTTAGCCGACTCCCATCTCAAAGCCGTAGGGCTACGCAGTTTAGGTAACGCCTTCCTCTTAGTAGGTAATTTCGATCGCGCCACCGAAAACCTCCAACTTAGTTTACAACTCGCTCAACAAATCAATTCTGCTCCCGACATTAGCGCCGCCTTGTATGACTTAGGAAATACAGCCCGCAGCCAACAACAATTAACCACCGCCCAAAAATATTACCAACAAGCAGCCACCCAAGCCACCTCACCCAGCCAAAAACTCGACGCACAACTCGCACAACTGAGCATCTTCATCGAAAAGCAATCTTTCTCAGCAGCAGAGCAACTCATACCCGAAATTAAATCCGAGTTAGACAAATTACCTATTTCTCGTCAGAAAATTTACGCTCAAATCGACTTCGCTACGAATTTAAGTAAACTCGCACCCGCAAATACCGAGCCGAATTCGCCCTATCTCCTTCAATCCGCAGAACTTCTCGCATCAGCCCTAAAACAAGCAAAAAGCTTATCCGACAGCAGAGCGACAACTTATGCTCTAGGGAATTTAGGCAAATTATACGAACAAACCCAACAATTATCTACAGCCAAAAACTTAACCGAAAAAGCCCTTTTAATTGCTCAAGCGATTAACGCACCAGATATAGCTTACCGTTGGCAGTGGCAATTAGGTCGCTTATTAAAAGCCGAAGCCAAAATTGAACCAGCCATTTTCGCCTACACTCAAGCAGTCAACACTTTACAATCATTGCGGAGCGACTTAGTAGCAATTAATCCCGACGTACAATTTTCCTTTCGCGAAACCGTCGAACCCGTTTATCGTCAACTCGTCAGTTTGCTCTTACAACCAGGAGATCAACCAGCTAGTCAAGAAAATATCGCCCAAGCTCGCGATGTTATCGAATCTTTACGAGTTGCCGAGTTAGACAATTTTTTTCGGGAAGCTTGTATTACTATTCAGCCAGTACAAGTAGATCGAGTCGATAAAACGGCGGCTGTTTTTTATCCGATTATTCTCGAAGATCGCTTAGAAGTTATTCTTTCGCTACCAGAGCAACCTTTACGTCACTACGCTACTAATTTACCGAGAAACGAAGTTGAAGCAATTGTCGCCGAAATGCGGCAAAACTTAGTAATTCGCAGTAAACGCGATTTTCTCAGTCCGGCTCAAGAAATTTATAATTGGTTAATTCGTCCTGCGGAAGCAGATTTAAGGAAAAATAAGATTCAGACTCTCGTTTTTACCTTAGATGGATCTTTACGCAACATTCCAATGGCAACCTTGTACGATGGAAATAGCTATTTAATTGAAAAGTATGCTTTAGCGTTAACTCCAGGCTTGCAATTATTAGATCCTCAACCTTTACAACAAATAAAATTAGCATCACTTACCGCAGGTATTACCGAAGCGCGTCAAGGTTTTCCACCTCTAGAAAATGTGAGCTTAGAAGTAGAGGAAATTAAATCCGAGTTACCTAGTAAAGTTTTACTTAATAGTGAGTTTACCCGCGAAAGTTTTCGGGAAATTCTCGAATCTTCATCTTTTCCTGTAGTTCACGTGGCTACTCACGGTCAGTTTAGCTCAAATGCCGAAGATACATTTATTCTCACTTGGGAAGATCGGATCGATGTGAAACAATTAGACGATATTCTCCAATCAGTGGAACGTAAGAAAGCGAAACCGATTGAATTATTAGTTTTGAGTGCTTGTCAAACCGCAGTCGGGGACAAAAGAGCAGCCCTTGGTTTAGCTGGTGTCGCAGTGCGTGCGGGTGCGCGTAGCACGTTAGCAACACTGTGGTTTGTTAGCGATCGCGCTACTGCCGAACTCATGGGTTTATTTTATCAGGATTTGACTGATACTAGTTTAACTAAAGCCGAATCACTGCGTCAGGCACAAATTGCCTTGTTACAAAATCCTCAGTTTGAACATCCTATTTATTGGTCGCCCTATGTTTTAGTTGGTAATTGGCTGTGA